The following are encoded together in the Poseidonibacter lekithochrous genome:
- a CDS encoding oligosaccharide flippase family protein — MKNIILNSTISNYILLILKIILSLMLVRIMFLGISNEEYGFWALLWSVFGYSLLLDFGFGTAVQKATSESQAKNNWKSFNETISTIFFSYIFLSFIILIVTVLLAQNLEKIFVFSSADTIEYYKTTFYIFGIGSALLFPFGFFKEVLRGLQKITLRNNIDIVFLVLNFVLLSLCISYGYSLIYMAAIAIVIQFLTNVFMAIYVFKNIPSLKISFSFFKKKRVYELMSFSIFAYIVMFSNVIIFRTDQLVISMFSTVALVGVYQIVSRVSELFRQFSTQIHDILGPLSASLFVTNKHDALQNTLLHTNKIVGFISTLLFIPTFLYIDKLLYFWLEIESIEVVYTAMVLLVSMYVLVFFRSSSVQVLLMCERHKELTVVAILEAIMNLVLSIYLVQKYSIIGVALGTLIPNIFFAIIYNIPVSCKFSKISVFYYLKEVVFKTIILGCIVYGVFYIFTSSSINSILDLLIYGLLCVSCFTILYYIFMNEIDKKEIKKLLINKIKTI, encoded by the coding sequence ATGAAAAATATAATATTAAACAGTACCATATCAAACTATATATTACTTATTTTAAAAATAATATTATCTTTAATGTTAGTTAGAATAATGTTTCTTGGAATTTCCAATGAGGAGTATGGCTTTTGGGCACTTTTATGGAGTGTTTTTGGGTATTCCTTACTACTTGATTTTGGTTTTGGAACAGCAGTTCAAAAAGCAACTAGTGAATCCCAAGCAAAGAATAATTGGAAAAGTTTTAATGAAACTATATCAACAATTTTCTTTTCATATATCTTTTTATCTTTTATAATTCTTATTGTAACTGTTTTATTAGCTCAGAATTTAGAGAAAATATTTGTATTTTCATCTGCTGACACAATTGAATATTATAAAACTACCTTTTATATTTTTGGAATAGGATCTGCACTTCTTTTCCCTTTTGGTTTTTTCAAAGAAGTATTAAGAGGTTTACAAAAGATCACATTAAGAAATAATATTGATATTGTATTTTTAGTATTAAATTTTGTTTTATTAAGTCTTTGTATTTCTTATGGGTATTCACTTATTTATATGGCGGCTATTGCAATTGTTATTCAGTTTTTAACAAATGTTTTTATGGCTATTTATGTATTCAAAAATATTCCTAGTCTGAAAATATCATTCTCTTTTTTTAAGAAAAAAAGAGTTTATGAACTTATGAGTTTTTCAATATTTGCATATATTGTAATGTTCTCAAATGTTATTATATTTAGAACAGATCAATTAGTAATTTCTATGTTCTCAACTGTAGCTTTAGTTGGGGTTTATCAAATTGTATCTAGAGTATCTGAACTTTTTAGACAGTTCTCAACACAAATACATGATATTTTAGGTCCCTTGTCAGCTTCTTTATTTGTTACGAATAAACATGATGCTTTACAAAACACCTTACTTCATACTAATAAAATTGTAGGTTTTATATCCACATTACTTTTTATTCCTACTTTTTTATATATTGATAAATTATTGTATTTTTGGTTAGAAATTGAAAGTATTGAAGTTGTTTATACTGCAATGGTATTACTAGTTTCAATGTATGTTTTAGTGTTTTTTAGAAGTAGTTCAGTTCAAGTTTTATTAATGTGTGAAAGACATAAAGAGCTTACCGTAGTTGCCATATTAGAGGCTATTATGAATTTAGTACTAAGTATTTATTTAGTTCAAAAGTATTCAATAATAGGTGTTGCTTTAGGTACTTTGATCCCTAATATTTTCTTTGCAATTATTTATAATATACCAGTATCTTGTAAGTTCTCAAAAATATCAGTTTTTTATTATTTAAAAGAAGTGGTATTTAAAACTATAATTTTAGGTTGTATTGTTTACGGTGTATTTTATATATTTACTTCTTCTAGTATTAATAGTATTTTAGACTTACTTATATACGGTTTATTATGTGTTAGTTGTTTTACAATATTGTATTATATTTTTATGAATGAGATAGATAAAAAGGAAATAAAAAAGTTATTAATAAATAAAATAAAAACTATTTAA